One Solanum pennellii chromosome 9, SPENNV200 DNA segment encodes these proteins:
- the LOC107030426 gene encoding uncharacterized protein LOC107030426 — protein sequence MGSISLLVMHSGRWNNENCYVDYSTEAIVLKEYATFRELMDLVSKQICVDLSFNIVKLKYKIEGSTAPLEIHNDMGVRVYVSLKKDNKELSKYPICVSVFVNDCQLADRNMFEDGFEMCGPGGIDIVDTESLVLSVPNNSDNVNCDIITNVKHKVVLEDQVYKDKGTLKAVMTQYAIDHRFQWKTDRSSQTCYTLVCVSDNCGWVLKSSSINKSGMFRIRKFVDDHTCPLKDKVYEQRQATSSLIGGMIQPKLVDHKRKLTPKDIQQDVSLALGVNVSYSVAWNAKEKALVSLRGTPSGSYGKLASYLYVLDATYPGSHIRMKKTDENQFLYLFISLFPFIKGFEFCKPIVVVDGSHLRGTYNGVFVSASTVDGAANILPLAYGIIDSENDASWTWFFEQFREAHGVKYNMCVVSDRNESIIKAVSRVFDGVPHYACIWHLWKNLKTLFKRSHNRLSEVFYGMAKAYKQSEFDELMEKVEQVDVRVKNYLESAARELPVYDFLEEVRQMFARWNLKNHTSASHTFTTLCGRPQEMLVANEEASLRMKVVQSNNYVFSVHHEGRTNIVCLENKTCTCKRFQIDEIPCSHAWAVLKKKHFDVGPYCSDVYKPSNLLNTYSISIRPLPDQNEWNVPGYIKDQIVQPPNHKKLPGRPSKKYRDKTYSELYGKKRKNSCSTCGFKGHNRRSCRNGPRIV from the exons ATGGGAAGCATTAGTTTATTGGTCATGCATTCTGGGAGGTGGAACAATGAAAATTGCTATGTTGATTACAGTACCGAAGCAATTGTGTTAAAAGAGTATGCGACATTTAGAGAACTAATGGATCTTGTATCAAAGCAAATTTGTGTTGACTTGAGCTTCAACATTGTGAAACTTAAATATAAGATAGAGGGTAGTACTGCACCTCTGGAAATACACAACGACATGGGCGTGAGAGTGTATGTGTCGTTGAAAAAAGATAACAAAGAATTGTCAAAGTATCCTATATGTGTATCCGTATTTGTGAATGACTGTCAATTAGCTGATAGAAATATGTTTGAAGATGGATTCGAAATGTGTGGGCCTGGTGGAATAGATATAGTTGATACAGAATCATTAGTGCTTAGTGTGCCGAACAATAGCGATAACGTGAATTGCGACATTATTACAAACGTCAAACATAAGGTAGTGTTGGAAGATCAAGTTTATAAGGACAAGGGAACTTTAAAGGCTGTGATGACGCAATACGCTATTGATCATAGATTCCAATGGAAAACGGACAGATCGAGTCAAACATG TTATACACTTGTTTGTGTCTCTGATAATTGTGGGTGGGTGTTGAAGTCGTCAAGTATCAATAAATCTGGAATGTTCAGAATTAGAAAATTCGTAGATGATCACACGTGTCCATTGAAAGATAAGGTTTATGAACAACGTCAAGCAACAAGCAGTCTTATTGGAGGTATGATACAACCCAAGTTAGTTGATCATAAAAGGAAGTTGACGCCGAAGGATATACAACAAGATGTCAGCTTAGCTCTTGGAGTAAATGTATCATACTCAGTGGCGTGGAATGCTAAAGAAAAGGCTTTAGTTTCTTTAAGGGGTACCCCATCTGGTTCTTATGGTAAACTTGCGAGCTACTTATACGTATTGGACGCTACCTACCCTGGATCTCATATAAGGATGAAGAAAACCGatgaaaatcaatttctttatctttttatttcgCTCTTCCCGTTCATAAAAGGTTTTGAGTTTTGTAAACCAATTGTCGTAGTTGATGGCAGCCACCTCAGGGGTACTTACAATGGAGTATTTGTTTCTGCAAGTACTGTTGATGGAGCAG CAAATATATTGCCGCTAGCATATGGAATTATTGATTCTGAAAATGATGCATCCTGGACTTGGTTTTTTGAACAGTTTAGAGAAGCGCATGGCGTTAAATATAACATGTGCGTTGTGTCTGATCGAAACGAAAGTATTATAAAGGCGGTTTCGAGGGTATTTGATGGAGTTCCTCATTATGCCTGTATTTGGCATTTGtggaaaaatttgaaaacactATTTAAAAGGTCGCACAACCGTCTGTCGGAAGTTTTTTATGGGATGGCAAAGGCATACAAACAATCTGAATTTGATGAACTGATGGAAAAGGTTGAACAAGTTGATGTTCGTGTAAAAAATTACTTGGAATCAGCAG CAAGGGAATTACCGGTATACGATTTTCTTGAGGAAGTAAGACAGATGTTTGCAAGATGGAATTTGAAAAATCATACGTCTGCTTCGCATACATTCACCACACTTTGTGGTAGACCACAAGAGATGCTTGTTGCTAATGAAGAAGCATCATTACGTATGAAG GTTGTGCAGTCAAATAACTATGTGTTTAGTGTTCATCACGAAGGTAGAACCAACATTGTTTGTTTGGAAAATAAAACGTGTACTTGCAAGAGGTTTCAAATAGATGAAATACCATGTTCGCATGCTTGGGCTGTTTTAAAGAAGAAACATTTTGATGTTGGGCCTTATTGTTCCGACGTGTACAAGCCAAGTAACTTGTTGAATACATATAGCATTTCAATTCGTCCGTTACCTGATCAAAACGAGTGGAATGTACCTGGATATATTAAGGACCAGATAGTGCAGCCTCCAAATCACAAAAAGCTCCCTGGAAGGCCATCCAAAAAGTATCGTGACAAGACGTATAGCGAGCTATATGGTAAGAAGAGAAAGAATTCTTGCAGTACGTGTGGGTTTAAAGGGCACAATAGGCGTTCATGTAGGAATGGACCGCGTATTGTATAG